A genomic stretch from Rhodobacterales bacterium HKCCA1288 includes:
- a CDS encoding K+/H+ antiporter subunit F — protein sequence MITYALIFAMACFGIGLLANLYILATGADLADRILALDTMVLNVIALVVLYGIWQGTGVYFEASMLIAMVGFVSTVAYCRFLLRGDIIE from the coding sequence ATGATCACCTATGCGTTGATTTTCGCGATGGCCTGTTTTGGCATCGGCCTCTTGGCCAATCTCTACATTCTGGCCACGGGCGCTGATCTTGCGGATCGCATCCTTGCCTTGGATACAATGGTGCTGAATGTCATTGCCTTGGTCGTGCTTTACGGCATTTGGCAGGGCACGGGCGTTTATTTCGAAGCTTCCATGCTGATTGCAATGGTCGGGTTTGTGTCAACCGTTGCTTATTGCCGCTTTTTGTTGCGCGGCGACATTATCGAATAG
- a CDS encoding phosphatidylcholine/phosphatidylserine synthase, giving the protein MKRLFSRNSGNEGVPFALLLPNLVTLTGMCLGLTSIRFAMDGRFKTAVVLILLAAVMDGLDGLIARRLNATSRLGAELDSLSDFLCFGVAPALLVYHMILDGTGSLGWIAVLTFAGASCLRLARFNVMRAEPEKTEDSTPDLDDVIEEVENSKPYFVGVPAPGGAMLGLLPLYLIFAGWDFPIMHPFAAALWLGIVAILMISTLKTFSPKALKIPRWSIAPLMIVTVVFIGLIFSMPWTLFAAICAGYGALIAGNIITARGRLFG; this is encoded by the coding sequence ATGAAACGTCTGTTTTCGCGCAATTCTGGAAATGAGGGGGTGCCTTTCGCCCTTCTACTGCCCAATCTTGTTACTTTGACAGGCATGTGCTTGGGCCTTACCTCGATCCGTTTTGCGATGGATGGGCGGTTCAAAACGGCGGTGGTGTTAATCCTGCTTGCGGCTGTGATGGACGGGCTGGACGGGCTGATCGCCCGCCGCCTCAACGCCACCTCTCGCCTGGGCGCAGAATTGGACAGCCTGTCAGATTTCCTTTGCTTTGGGGTCGCGCCCGCGCTGCTTGTCTATCATATGATCTTGGATGGCACTGGATCTTTAGGATGGATCGCCGTTTTGACCTTTGCGGGGGCAAGTTGCCTGCGCCTTGCGCGCTTTAACGTCATGCGGGCCGAACCTGAGAAAACCGAGGACAGCACACCTGATCTCGATGATGTCATCGAAGAGGTTGAAAACAGCAAACCCTATTTCGTAGGTGTCCCTGCCCCAGGTGGCGCAATGTTGGGGCTATTGCCGCTTTATCTCATTTTTGCAGGTTGGGATTTCCCAATCATGCACCCGTTCGCTGCCGCGCTTTGGTTGGGGATTGTGGCGATTTTGATGATCTCGACGCTAAAAACCTTTTCGCCAAAGGCGCTGAAAATCCCGCGCTGGTCAATCGCACCTTTGATGATTGTCACAGTGGTCTTTATCGGCTTGATCTTTTCGATGCCTTGGACGCTCTTCGCTGCAATCTGCGCGGGCTATGGCGCGCTGATCGCGGGCAATATCATCACGGCCCGCGGCAGGCTGTTTGGCTGA
- a CDS encoding phosphatidylserine decarboxylase, whose amino-acid sequence MSVSMLSTFVKPMHPEGRKFVAIAAAITLVLFALWEPLGWIGTGLTVWVYYFFRDPERVTPDRAGVMVSPADGVVSLLEPATPPAELGLGEAPMTRISVFMSVFNCHVNRIPAAGRITAVAYHEGKFLNASLDKASTDNERNGIAVELPDGRKYGVVQIAGLVARRILCWSVVDEAMERGQRFGLIRFGSRLDIYLPEGAEPLVEIGQTMVAGETVIATLDPDTQH is encoded by the coding sequence ATGTCGGTTTCGATGCTCTCCACCTTTGTCAAACCCATGCATCCCGAAGGGCGCAAATTCGTGGCCATTGCAGCGGCAATCACGCTTGTCCTCTTCGCGCTATGGGAACCTTTGGGGTGGATTGGCACGGGTCTGACAGTGTGGGTCTATTACTTTTTTCGCGACCCCGAGCGCGTCACCCCAGATCGCGCTGGCGTGATGGTCTCGCCCGCCGATGGTGTGGTGTCCCTGCTTGAACCTGCGACCCCGCCCGCCGAACTTGGCTTGGGCGAGGCGCCGATGACGCGCATCTCGGTTTTCATGTCCGTCTTTAATTGCCATGTGAACCGTATCCCTGCGGCGGGGCGGATCACGGCCGTGGCCTATCATGAGGGCAAATTCCTCAACGCCTCGCTTGACAAAGCCTCGACCGATAATGAGCGCAACGGCATCGCCGTTGAACTGCCCGATGGCCGCAAATACGGCGTGGTGCAGATTGCGGGATTGGTTGCACGCCGCATCCTGTGTTGGAGCGTTGTGGATGAGGCGATGGAGCGCGGTCAACGCTTTGGCCTGATCCGCTTTGGCTCGCGGCTTGATATTTACCTGCCAGAGGGCGCAGAACCTTTGGTCGAGATCGGACAAACCATGGTCGCAGGCGAGACTGTGATCGCCACGCTTGACCCTGACACGCAACACTAA
- a CDS encoding Na+/H+ antiporter subunit G, which translates to MAMLAEIIISALLVIGGIFGLVGSFGMIKLQDTLQRLHAPTKAATLGVGGVLLASMLYFLLIKGHLSFHELLITLFLFLTAPISGHFIAKAYMARRVRETELPPSGGDYGWAAYNDPPAQPEGDKTA; encoded by the coding sequence ATAGCGATGTTGGCAGAGATTATCATCAGCGCGCTCTTGGTCATCGGCGGGATTTTTGGCCTTGTTGGGTCATTCGGGATGATCAAGTTGCAAGACACGTTGCAAAGGCTGCACGCGCCGACCAAGGCCGCAACTTTAGGCGTGGGTGGGGTGCTTCTGGCCTCGATGCTCTACTTCCTATTGATCAAGGGGCATCTGAGCTTCCACGAGCTGTTGATCACCTTGTTTTTGTTCCTCACCGCACCGATTTCGGGTCATTTCATTGCCAAGGCCTATATGGCGCGGCGGGTGCGCGAAACGGAATTGCCGCCATCAGGTGGGGATTACGGCTGGGCCGCCTATAACGATCCACCCGCACAGCCTGAGGGCGATAAGACCGCTTAA
- a CDS encoding monovalent cation/H+ antiporter subunit D — protein MMHWIIAPVILPAMLAPIIAYVMRHDITLARVGSFAGVLGLLGLAIGLFVMASGGEKFVYRLGDWPAPFGIVLVLDRLSALMVLLTAILALVVLYHVVATDWDKRGRHFHALYQFQLMGIVGAFLTGDAFNLFVFFEVLLIASYGLMIHAGGKIRLKAGLQYVVMNLAGSTLFLFALGTLYASTGTLNIADMAVKIAQVPVEDAALVRVAGILLLFVFAVKAALFPVQFWLPATYSNAPAPVAALFAIMTKVGAYAILRIHTIAFGPEAGAIGDMVTAWLIPMAALTLAVGAIGVFGAKRLEHLIAYAVIGSMGTMMLAVAAMTPAAASAAIYYMLNSTLAAAALFLFADIYLSRRGEDGRLILAAPLAQNGLFAAAFFAAGIAMVGMPPLSGFLGKLLILEALADGPHITLAFSAILIGSLVMILGFVRAGSILFWKSVTVAPDPDVEAAPPVTLSQGAGMGALVALLVGLTLFAGPIYDAGAAAADQLFFPQGYIEAVLAPHGEG, from the coding sequence ATGATGCATTGGATCATTGCCCCCGTCATTCTGCCCGCGATGCTTGCACCGATCATCGCCTATGTGATGCGGCACGACATAACCCTTGCGCGGGTTGGGTCATTCGCAGGCGTTCTTGGCCTATTGGGTCTTGCGATTGGCCTCTTTGTAATGGCTTCGGGCGGCGAGAAATTTGTCTATCGCCTCGGCGATTGGCCCGCACCTTTTGGCATTGTTTTGGTGCTTGATCGCCTTTCGGCGCTGATGGTCTTGCTCACGGCGATTTTGGCCTTGGTGGTGCTTTATCATGTTGTCGCAACCGATTGGGATAAGCGAGGCCGCCATTTCCACGCGCTCTATCAATTCCAACTTATGGGGATTGTCGGGGCATTCCTGACGGGGGACGCCTTCAACCTCTTTGTGTTCTTTGAGGTTCTCTTGATCGCGTCTTATGGGTTGATGATCCATGCAGGGGGCAAGATCCGTCTGAAGGCAGGCTTGCAATATGTGGTGATGAACCTTGCAGGCTCGACCCTCTTTTTGTTCGCGCTTGGCACGCTTTACGCCTCGACTGGCACGCTAAATATCGCGGATATGGCCGTGAAAATTGCGCAGGTGCCCGTAGAGGATGCAGCCCTTGTGCGGGTTGCAGGGATTTTGTTGCTGTTTGTCTTTGCGGTCAAAGCTGCGTTGTTCCCTGTGCAATTTTGGTTGCCTGCAACCTATTCCAACGCACCCGCCCCCGTTGCTGCGCTTTTCGCCATCATGACCAAGGTCGGGGCTTATGCAATCTTGCGCATTCACACCATCGCCTTTGGCCCTGAGGCGGGCGCGATTGGGGATATGGTGACCGCGTGGTTGATCCCAATGGCGGCTTTGACTTTGGCGGTTGGGGCGATTGGTGTCTTTGGCGCCAAACGTTTGGAGCACCTCATCGCCTATGCGGTGATCGGGTCAATGGGCACGATGATGTTGGCGGTTGCCGCCATGACCCCTGCGGCGGCCTCTGCGGCGATATATTACATGCTGAACTCGACCCTTGCGGCCGCTGCGCTGTTCTTATTTGCAGATATTTACCTGTCACGGCGCGGCGAAGATGGCAGGCTAATCCTTGCAGCACCTTTGGCGCAAAACGGGCTGTTTGCGGCTGCCTTTTTTGCCGCAGGGATTGCGATGGTGGGTATGCCCCCATTGAGCGGCTTCTTGGGCAAGTTGTTGATCCTCGAGGCCTTGGCCGATGGCCCGCATATCACTTTGGCCTTTTCGGCCATCTTGATAGGCTCTTTGGTGATGATCTTGGGCTTTGTGCGCGCGGGATCAATCTTGTTCTGGAAATCGGTTACGGTCGCACCAGACCCCGATGTAGAGGCCGCACCGCCTGTCACCCTATCGCAAGGGGCGGGAATGGGTGCGCTTGTCGCGCTCTTAGTGGGGCTGACCCTCTTCGCAGGCCCAATTTATGACGCGGGCGCGGCTGCGGCGGATCAATTGTTCTTCCCGCAGGGATATATTGAGGCGGTGCTTGCACCCCATGGCGAAGGATGA
- a CDS encoding Na+/H+ antiporter subunit E — protein sequence MLRRIFPHPYLSLLLTLVWLGLVNKVTLGNILLGGFLGLVLPLMTSIYWPHRPILRHPFKAIEFMLIVLWDIVVANIQVAKVILFKRNTNIHSQWVVVPHDLTSAEAITILAGTITMTPGTVSTMLSSDGKAILVHTLDTDDPDAVRDEIKTRYERRLKEIFQ from the coding sequence ATGCTCAGACGCATCTTTCCACATCCCTATCTTTCGCTTTTGCTGACATTGGTCTGGTTGGGCCTCGTCAACAAGGTGACGCTTGGCAATATTTTGCTTGGCGGGTTCCTTGGGCTTGTTCTGCCATTGATGACCTCGATCTACTGGCCGCATCGGCCAATTCTACGCCACCCGTTCAAGGCGATCGAATTTATGCTGATCGTGCTGTGGGATATTGTTGTCGCGAATATTCAAGTCGCGAAGGTGATCTTGTTCAAGCGCAATACCAATATCCATTCGCAATGGGTGGTAGTGCCGCATGATCTGACCTCGGCTGAGGCGATCACGATTTTGGCGGGAACCATCACGATGACCCCAGGCACGGTTTCGACCATGCTGTCCTCGGATGGGAAGGCGATCTTGGTTCACACTTTGGACACGGATGATCCCGATGCCGTGCGCGATGAGATCAAAACCCGCTATGAGCGCCGTTTGAAGGAGATTTTCCAATGA
- a CDS encoding Na+/H+ antiporter subunit C, which yields MEFLVASAVGILTAGGVYLILRLRAFPVILGLALLSYAVNLFLFSTGRLVVNAAPILNPYGDQPYTDPLPQALVLTAIVISFGMTAVLVMISLGSFFENESDEINLDAEDAAEEGTK from the coding sequence ATGGAGTTTCTTGTAGCCAGCGCGGTCGGCATTCTGACCGCTGGGGGCGTTTACCTGATCTTACGGTTGCGGGCCTTTCCCGTGATCCTTGGTCTTGCCCTTTTATCCTATGCGGTGAACCTGTTTTTGTTCTCAACAGGCCGCCTTGTGGTAAATGCAGCGCCCATCCTCAACCCCTATGGTGATCAGCCCTACACGGATCCGTTGCCACAGGCCTTGGTTCTGACGGCGATTGTGATTTCCTTCGGGATGACGGCGGTTTTGGTGATGATCTCCTTGGGCTCATTTTTCGAGAACGAAAGTGATGAGATCAATCTTGACGCCGAAGACGCAGCAGAAGAGGGGACGAAATGA